A region of Vigna radiata var. radiata cultivar VC1973A chromosome 6, Vradiata_ver6, whole genome shotgun sequence DNA encodes the following proteins:
- the LOC106763355 gene encoding disease resistance protein RPS2-like, translated as MEYILGILCHYAGKIAEYTLGSVCVCYINDFTLNVLDVKKSFEWIRGIMKEQIREITNGTEKFEPDFLKHVENLLKAAENVSERQQLLEERISNTNKSYFRRQRLYFLAKEIERETHKIQELLLDVKKIESLSRITELSNDLVAFKSPEEAYTEILAALKDRSVSIIGLVGFGGSGKTTLAKEVGKKAEEIKLFEKVVWATVSQLLNIRSIQDQIADQLNVKLKEEEASEIGRADRISEGLRKRTTLVILDDVWEKVNFEALGIPLDESSKGCCVLITTRSKEVCTSMKCQNIIEVNPLHYRKVRALFKFHANISNDSPEALKVLAERIVTKCNGSSTAIATLGSTLKDKTIEEFESAWLRLQNSEQLSSLKGLTSYQLCLKVSYDNLTNQLAKSLLLLCSIFPKNHEIDLEDLFRFGRGLGVIWRFGRMEKERRVMHAAINILKNSYMLAYVKEKEKVKMPDWIRDVALWIAAESGQAILTCTAVDPRVLIDDEITKDKNVIALWDMKNGELLNYEWNCPSLEILLLHSPEVGFTISNALIERLKMLKLLAFLKFEYGWKLPFETETPSWYTSPLSQSIESLKNLNTLSLRGYKLGDISVLESLEALEILDLRGSSFKQLPNGIVALQKLKLLDLYGCLIEKNNAYEVIGRCLRLEELYLYLLPSKEEFPHDSLSRDCRVYLHLKYIEGGYKNVIPSMRSQGMNQIVVLILEHCLDIEFLFDGTFTNSNVDMLHTKTVFSNLGTVRLHQMHGLREVFHDPSSQCSLERLQELSIDSCNQLYNTSFPRNSNLCSLKVLKLEFAQC; from the exons ATGGAGTATATCTTGGGAATTTTATGTCACTACGCAGGAAAGATTGCAGAATATACGTTGGGTTCAGTATGCGTCTGTTATATCAACGACTTTACTTTGAATGTTCTagatgttaaaaaaagtttcgAATGGATTCGAGGGATTATGAAAGAGCAAATCAGAGAAATCACTAATGGGACTGAAAAATTTGAGCCAGATTTTCTGAAACACGTTGAGAATTTATTGAAAGCTGCTGAAAACGTCTCAGAACGACAGCAACTACTGgaagaaagaatttcaaatacaAACAAGAGCTATTTCAGAAGGCAACGTCTATATTTTCTTgcaaaagaaatagaaagagaaacaCACAAAATACAAGAGCTCCTCCTAGATGTTAAGAAGATTGAATCACTCTCCAGGATTACTGAACTTTCTAATGATTTGGTTGCGTTCAAATCTCCTGAAGAAGCTTACACCGAGATTTTGGCAGCATTAAAGGATAGAAGTGTTTCTATTATTGGACTTGTTGGATTTGGAGGCTCAGGAAAAACTACTTTGGCAAAAGAAGTGGGTAAAAAAGCGGAAGAGATTAAACTTTTTGAGAAGGTTGTCTGGGCAACAGTGTCTCAACTTCTAAATATAAGAAGTATCCAAGATCAGATTGCTGATCAATTGAATGTTAAGTTAAAGGAAGAGGAAGCATCGGAAATAGGTAGAGCAGATAGAATATCAGAAGGATTAAGGAAACGTACAACTCTTGTAATCTTGGATGATGTATGGGAAAAAGTAAACTTCGAAGCTTTAGGTATTCCACTTGATGAAAGCAGTAAGGGTTGTTGCGTATTGATAACTACTCGGAGTAAAGAAGTATGCACTTCTAtgaaatgtcaaaatataattgaagtTAATCCCTTGCATTACAGGAAAGTTAGGGCTTTGTTCAAATTCCATGCAAACATAAGTAATGACTCCCCAGAAGCTTTGAAAGTTTTGGCAGAAAGAATCGTTACTAAATGTAACGGATCGTCTACTGCAATTGCGACGTTAGGAAGCACGCTAAAAGATAAAACTATTGAAGAGTTTGAGTCAGCATGGTTAAGACTACAAAATTCCGAACAACTTAGTTCTCTAAAAGGCTTAACAAGTTATCAACTTTGTCTTAAAGTAAGTTATGATAATTTGACAAACCAATTAGCCAAATCCTTATTATTATTGTGTTCAATATTTCCAAAGAATCATGAAATTGATTTGGAAGATTTATTTCGATTTGGAAGAGGATTGGGCGTAATTTGGAGATTTGGAAGAATGGAGAAAGAAAGGAGGGTGATGCATGCAGCTATTAACATCCTTAAGAATTCTTATATGTTGGCATatgtcaaagaaaaagaaaaggtgaaaatGCCTGACTGGATTCGTGATGTAGCCTTGTGGATTGCAGCTGAAAGTGGTCAAGCAATTTTGACATGTACTGCAGTGGATCCAAGGGTGTTGATAGATGATGAAATCACGAAAGATAAGAATGTAATAGCCTTGTGGGATATGAAAAATGGTGAACTTCTCAACTATGAATGGAATTGTCCATCACTTGAAATTCTCTTGCTTCATTCTCCAGAGGTTGGCTTTACAATATCAAATGCTTTAATTGAAAGGTTGAAAATGCTTAAACTACTGGCattcttaaaatttgaatacGGGTGGAAGTTGCCTTTTGAGACAGAAACACCATCATGGTACACTTCACCACTATCGCAATCAATTGAGTCATTAAAAAATCTCAATACTCTTAGCTTGAGAGGTTATAAATTAGGTGACATCTCAGTTTTGGAAAGTCTAGAAGCACTTGAGATTCTTGACTTGCGTGGTTCTTCTTTCAAACAATTGCCTAATGGAATAGTAGCATTACAGAAATTGAAACTCCTAGATTTGTACGGTTGTttgattgagaaaaataatgCTTATGAAGTTATAGGAAGATGTTTGCGGCTAGAGGAATTGTATTTGTATTTGCTTCCATCAAAAGAGGAGTTTCCACATGATTCTCTTTCTCGAGATTGCAGAG TGTACCTTCATTTGAAGTACATTGAGGGaggttacaaaaatgtaatCCCATCCATGCGTTCACAAGGCATGAATCAGATTGTTGTCCTAATCCTTGAACACTGTCTTGATATTGAATTCCTCTTTGATGGCACTTTTACAAACAGCAATGTTGATATGCTTCATACCAAAACTGTGTTTTCCAACCTAGGTACCGTAAGGTTGCATCAGATGCATGGCCTTCGAGAAGTGTTTCATGACCCTTCTTCGCAATGCTCTTTAGAAAGATTACAAGAGCTAAGCATTGATAGTTGTAACCAATTATACAACACATCCTTCCCAAGGAACTCAAATCTATGCAGTCTAAAGGTCTTGAAATTGGAATTTGCCCAATGCTAA
- the LOC106764210 gene encoding probable LRR receptor-like serine/threonine-protein kinase At1g06840, whose protein sequence is MYLWKGCKFEEVVLLSLCLYCYFLFATALITDPTEVEALRIIKVSLIDINGNLSNWDGGDPCTSNWTGVMCSDTTLVDGYLHVKQLHLLNMNLSGNLAPEIGRLSYLEVLDFMWNDITGSIPKEIGFINPLKLLLLNGNQLTGELPEELGFLPFLIRLQIDQNNITGPIPLSFAKLNTTVHFHMNNNSLSGQIPPQLSSLGSLLHLLLDNNNFTGDLPSELSQMPSLKILQLDNNNFGGNSIPSSYANMSKLIKLSLRNCNLQGPIPDLSTIPRLTYLDLSLNQLNESIPTNKLSDNITTLDLSNNNLIGTIPSYFSDLPRLQKLSIANNLLNGSVPSTIWQDRTLNGSEMLRLDMQNNQLTSISGSTNLPPNVTLWLEGNPMCSNNNTLAQFCGSKSDSSVNGNFSVSCPTQACPPPYEYTVDCFCAAPLVVNYRLKSPGFSDFRTYMNAFQSMMSRGLKIRIDQFYIQKFEWEEGPRLGMHLKLFPLYVDNNSSHVFNTSEVLRLRNSFLDFDLPTNDLFGPFELLDFILLDPYRDVIVTSPSSGISKGALAGIVLGAIAFVVTFSAIVTILVLRIRLRDHPTPSKRAKASRIPIKIEGIRSFNYEDMAGATNNFSDSARIGQGGYGRVFKGLLPDGTVVAIKRAQEGSLQGEKEFLTEIELLSRLHHRNLVSLIGYCDEKGEQILVYEYMPNGTLKDHLSIYSEKPLSFSMRLKIALGSAKGLLYLHTEVDPPIFHRDVKATNILLDSKFTAKVADFGLSRLAPVQDTEGNVPGHVSTVVMGTPGYIDPEYFLTHKLTDKSDVYSLGVVFLELVTGRPAIFHGENIIRQVIMAYESGGLFSVIDKRIGSYPSEYVEKFVTLALKCCKDAPDERPKMAEVVREIENMCSMLPETNDVEAEHGRSGYGRIISSSQPSSSTSRTPFVSEDVSGSDLVSGKIPTIRPR, encoded by the exons ATGTATCTTTGGAAAGGTTGTAAGTTTGAAGAAGTTGTTCTGCTGAGTTTGTGTTTATACTGCTACTTTTTATTCGCTACTGCTTTGATCACTGATCCCACTGAAg TTGAGGCGTTAAGAATCATAAAAGTAAGTTTGATCGATATTAATGGAAATTTGAGCAACTGGGATGGTGGAGATCCATGTACATCTAACTGGACAGGAGTCATGTGCTCCGATACAACATTAGTCGATGGCTATCTACATGTTAAACAACT GCATTTACTGAACATGAACTTGTCTGGAAATTTGGCACCAGAGATTGGCCGCTTATCTTATCTGGAAGTGTT GGACTTTATGTGGAATGACATAACTGGGAGTATACCAAAGGAAATTGGCTTTATCAATCCTTTGAAACTGTT ACTCCTAAATGGAAATCAATTAACTGGTGAGTTGCCAGAAGAACTTGGCTTTCTTCCATTCCTGATTCGATTGCAAATAGATCAGAACAATATCACAGGACCTATACCTTTATCATTTGCAAAACTGAACACCACTGTACATTT TCACATGAACAACAATTCACTTAGTGGGCAAATACCACCACAACTTTCCAGCTTAGGAAGCCTTCTTCACCT TCTTCTTGACAACAACAACTTTACAGGAGATCTTCCCTCTGAGCTCTCTCAGATGCCAAGCTTAAAGATTCt TCAACTTGATAACAACAACTTTGGTGGAAATAGCATTCCAAGCTCTTATGCAAACATGTCAAAATTGATAAAACT GAGTCTTAGGAACTGCAACTTGCAAGGACCAATCCCTGATTTGAGCACGATACCACGCCTTACGTATCT TGACCTCAGTTTGAATCAGCTGAATGAATCAATTCCAACTAATAAGCTTTCAGACAATATCACAACCCT TGATTTATCAAACAATAATCTTATTGGAACTATTCCATCCTACTTTTCTGATCTTCCACGTCTTCAAAAGCT GTCAATTGCAAACAATTTACTGAACGGAAGTGTTCCTTCTACCATTTGGCAGGACAGGACTTTAAATGGATCAGAAATGCTTCGCTT GGACATGCAAAATAATCAACTTACAAGCATATCAGGAAGTACAAATCTTCCTCCAAATGTCACCCTCTG GCTTGAGGGAAATCCTATGTGCTCAAATAATAACACCTTAGCTCAGTTCTGTGGATCTAAAAGTGATAGTAGCGTCAATGGTAACTTCAGTGTTAGCTGTCCCACCCAAGCATGCCCCCCTCCCTATGAATATACTGTGGACTGTTTCTGTGCTGCCCCCTTGGTTGTTAACTATCGATTAAAAAGTCCAGGATTTTCAGATTTCCGCACTTACATGAATGCATTTCAGAGCATGATGTCAAGGGGTCTTAAAATACGTATTGATCAGTTCTATATTCAAAAATTTGAATGGGAAGAAGGTCCTCGTTTGGGAATGCACTTGAAGCTTTTTCCTTTGTATGTTGATAATAACAGCTCTCATGTTTTCAATACAAGTGAGGTTCTTCGGCTCAGAAACTCGTTCTTAGACTTTGATCTTCCAACCAATGATTTGTTCGGACCTTTTGAGCTTCTAGACTTCATTCTGCTGGATCCTTACAGGGATG TGATTGTTACCTCTCCAAGTTCAGGGATCAGCAAAGGAGCACTGGCTGGAATAGTCTTGGGTGCAATTGCCTTTGTAGTTACTTTTTCTGCAATTGTTACTATTCTCGTTCTGAGAATACGTTTGAGAGATCATCCTACACCTTCCAAACGGGCAAAAG CATCTAGGATCCCAATAAAAATTGAAGGTATAAGATCATTTAACTACGAAGACATGGCTGGCGCTACGAACAATTTTAGTGACTCAGCTCGAATTGGACAAGGTGGGTATGGGAGGGTTTTCAAAGGTCTTCTTCCTGATGGCACTGTTGTTGCCATAAAGCGTGCACAGGAGGGTTCCCTGCAGGGTGAGAAGGAGTTTCTTACAGAAATAGAATTGCTATCAAGGCTACATCACCGCAACCTTGTCTCTCTGATTGGATACTGCGATGAAAAGGGTGAACAG ATTTTGGTTTATGAGTACATGCCAAACGGAACGCTAAAGGATCACCTCTCGA TTTATTCAGAAAAACCTCTTAGTTTTTCAATGAGGTTGAAGATTGCTCTAGGATCAGCTAAAGGTCTTCTGTATCTACACACGGAAGTAGATCCTCCAATATTCCACCGAGATGTCAAGGCCACCAATATATTATTGGACTCCAAGTTCACTGCGAAAGTTGCTGACTTCGGACTTTCACGACTTGCCCCTGTCCAAGATACAGAAGGAAACGTGCCTGGTCACGTATCTACTGTTGTAATGGGGACTCCG GGTTATATCGATCCAGAGTACTTCTTAACTCACAAATTGACTGACAAGAGTGATGTTTATAGTCTTGGTGTTGTATTTCTAGAACTTGTGACTGGGAGGCCAGCAATCTTTCATGGcgaaaatattattagacag GTTATTATGGCATACGAATCTGGTGGATTGTTTTCAGTTATTGATAAACGGATTGGGTCTTATCCTTCAGAATACGTGGAGAAGTTTGTGACGTTGGCCTTAAAGTGTTGCAAAGATGCACCAGACGAGCGACCTAAAATGGCAGAAGTGGTTAGAGAGATCGAAAACATGTGTTCAATGTTACCAGAGACGAACGATGTGGAAGCAGAGCATGGGAGAAGTGGTTATGGAAGAATAATATCCAGTTCACAACCTTCATCATCGACTAGCAGGACTCCTTTTGTTTCAGAAGATGTGTCTGGTAGTGACCTTGTCAGTGGAAAGATACCCACCATTAGGCCTAGATAA